In the Prochlorococcus sp. MIT 1307 genome, one interval contains:
- the argF gene encoding ornithine carbamoyltransferase, whose translation MAEISHGVAAVLSSLKGGDFLSSSDFKSEQIVALLDLAAQLKKGDRRIDLGNRVLGLIFTKASTRTRVSFQVAMARLGGQTVDLNPKVTQLGRGEPLEDTARVLSRFCDALAIRTYSQEELEDYSKWSSIPVINALTDLEHPCQALADFFTMHEAFGSLEGQTLAYVGDGNNVAHSLMLCGALLGVNVRIGCPKGFEPLPNIVEKAKEIALDGTQILLTNDPLESVSGANAVYTDVWASMGKEEEQGIREKAFEDFCLNMKLLSAARPDAIVLHCLPAHRGEEITAEIIESDFSRVFDQAENRLHVQQALLAALLGGL comes from the coding sequence ATGGCCGAAATTTCCCATGGTGTCGCTGCCGTTCTTTCTTCTCTCAAAGGCGGGGACTTCCTTTCTTCATCTGATTTCAAGTCAGAACAAATAGTTGCTTTACTTGATTTGGCAGCTCAGCTTAAAAAAGGTGATCGCCGAATCGATCTTGGTAATCGTGTTTTGGGTTTGATTTTTACCAAGGCTTCGACCAGAACTCGAGTGAGTTTCCAAGTGGCAATGGCTAGACTTGGAGGACAAACAGTTGATTTAAACCCAAAGGTTACTCAGCTTGGCCGAGGTGAGCCTTTAGAGGATACGGCCAGAGTTTTAAGTCGCTTTTGCGATGCTTTGGCTATCAGAACTTATAGCCAGGAGGAATTGGAAGACTATTCAAAGTGGTCTTCTATTCCTGTAATTAATGCACTCACAGATTTAGAACATCCTTGCCAAGCTCTTGCAGATTTTTTTACGATGCACGAAGCCTTTGGCAGTCTTGAGGGACAGACTCTCGCTTATGTAGGTGATGGTAATAATGTTGCACATTCATTGATGCTTTGTGGAGCTCTTTTAGGGGTAAATGTGCGTATCGGTTGTCCAAAAGGTTTTGAGCCTCTTCCCAATATTGTTGAAAAAGCAAAGGAAATTGCGTTGGATGGAACTCAGATTCTGTTAACCAATGATCCATTGGAGTCGGTTAGCGGAGCAAATGCTGTTTATACAGATGTATGGGCTTCAATGGGCAAGGAAGAAGAGCAGGGAATAAGGGAAAAAGCATTCGAAGATTTTTGCCTCAATATGAAGCTACTTTCAGCGGCTCGCCCTGATGCAATAGTGCTTCATTGTTTACCGGCTCATCGCGGAGAGGAAATTACTGCTGAGATTATAGAAAGTGACTTTAGTAGGGTTTTTGATCAAGCAGAAAATCGCCTCCATGTTCAACAAGCCCTTTTAGCAGCTTTGTTAGGCGGCCTTTAA